In Triticum aestivum cultivar Chinese Spring chromosome 5B, IWGSC CS RefSeq v2.1, whole genome shotgun sequence, the following proteins share a genomic window:
- the LOC123116193 gene encoding uncharacterized protein: protein MEKESQPADHWLEPEEPEPVASPGAAAAAAGPIYDVYMDDEEEAYLEGLDVPAAPVVLDADTEEAVAAAVEAERQAAMAADEEMAHALHMQDLVGAEEWELRDLDLEQPLGDYPNSSRAGVGFGARATADNFLERQTGTFESIHEVESGTVFLGNSRIPEPLECLESLPGPSTAGVAASPARQTQTILSQDAAGSSSSQQVPGHAVAATVPSVTPPAGFVPSARRCGALCAIAPRARPIGPFDDPVSVKRRALLADAASSVMFPAMQEGHDNGWYEAIVLDDADKLELAEKQRLLESLQLCLPRSDEPCKPAVAAAGEEEEEEGGFSLPKFCQRWGVSPSDLEPDAPGPSTTKVPPLADNEVPTFDCGICMDTLPILDLFHGLPCKHKFCATCMTIYVEGRIRASELPIPCPDAACKGKENTVLHPEKCKKAIDYGAFGDWGARLTESALPPDRRAYCPNRRCGVILETSGQAEPAMAPCPACKHLLCATCGMEWSPDGAAGEHDCAKGPDAALVRSLAQERRWKQCPSCRMIVERSYGCNRMTCRCGFVFCYQCGRPMNRGQPGVAGLLEPCRCLDAGLAFAFAHHHQAHHIELDVPPPPLLEHEEAAAVEAAVAMNMLPVWDAEPEPRVPADGPPRRLEEDDGIHQPGPQDDPDVEMENFFY from the exons ATGGAGAaagaatcccagcccgcggatcaCTGGCTCGAGCCAGAGGAACCAGAGCCCGTGGCTAGccctggcgccgccgccgccgccgcgggtcccatctacgacgtgtacatggatgatgaggaggaggcgtatctggagggcCTCGACGTCCCCGCGGCTCCCGTCGTCCTCGACGCGGACACGGAggaggccgtggcggcggcggtggaggcggagcggcaggccgccatggccgccgacgAGGAGATGGCGCACGCCCTGCACATGCAAGACCTCGTGGGGGCGGAGGAGTGGGAGCTGCGTGACCTGGACCTGGAACAGCCGCTCGGCGACTACCCCAACTCCTCCAGGGCCGGTGTCGGCTTCGGCGCCAGAGCCACCGCGGACAACTTCTTGGAGAGACAGACCGGAACCTTCGAGAGCATTCATGAGGTGGAGAGCGGAACCGTCTTCCTCGGCAATTCGAGAATCCCGGAACCCCTCGAGTGTCTGGAAAGTCTGCCAGGCCCAAGCACTGCCGGGGTCGCCGCATCTCCGGCGAGACAGACGCAGACCATCCTCTCTCAAGACGCCGCCGGCTCCTCGTCAAGCCAGCAAGTCCCCGGACACGCGGTAGCCGCTACTGTGCCAAGCGTGACCCCGCCCGCCGGCTTCGTCCCGTCGGCAAGAAGATGCGGCGCTCTCTGCGCCATCGCCCCGCGGGCAAGACCAATCGGTCCTTTCGACGACCCCGTTTCCGTGAAAAGACGGGCCCTCCTCGCCGACGCCGCCTCATCGGTTATGTTCCCCGCAATGCAAGAAGGGCACGACAACGGCTGGTACGAGGCCATCGTGCTCGACGATGCTGACAAGCTGGAGCTGGCGGAGAAGCAGCGATTGCTCGAATCTTTGCAGCTGTGCCTTCCAAGATCTGATGAACCCTGCAAGCCCGCCGTCGCGGCCGCcggcgaagaggaagaagaagagggcggatTCTCCCTGCCCAAGTTCTGCCAGAGATGGGGCGTCAGCCCGTCCGACCTCGAGCCCGACGCGCCCGGCCCGTCGACGACGAAGGTGCCCCCTCTGGCCGACAACGAGGTCCCCACGTTCGACTGCGGCATCTGCATGGACACCCTCCCCATCTTGGACCTCTTCCACGGGCTCCCCTGCAAGCACAAGTTCTGCGCGACGTGCATGACCATCTACGTGGAGGGCAGGATCCGGGCGAGCGAGCTTCCCATCCCGTGCCCCGACGCGGCGTGCAAGGGCAAGGAGAACACCGTCCTCCACCCGGAGAAGTGCAAGAAGGCGATCGACTACGGCGCGTTCGGCGACTGGGGCGCGCGGCTCACCGAGAGCGCGCTCCCGCCGGACCGCCGCGCGTATTGCCCGAACCGGCGGTGCGGGGTCATCCTGGAGACGAGCGGCCAGGCGgagccggccatggcgccgtgccCGGCGTGCAAGCACTTGCTGTGCGCCACCTGCGGCATGGAGTGGAGCCCGGACGGGGCGGCCGGCGAGCACGACTGCGCCAAGGGCCCCGACGCCGCGCTCGTGAGGAGCCTCGCGCAGGAACGCCGGTGGAAACAGTGCCCGAGCTGCAGGATGATCGTCGAGAGGAGCTACGGATGCAATCGAATGACATGCAG GTGCGGCTTCGTCTTCTGCTACCAGTGCGGGCGCCCCATGAACAGGGGGCAGCCGGGGGTGGCAGGCCTGCTGGAGCCATGCCGGTGCCTCGACGCCGGGCTCGCGTTCGCCTTCGCGCACCACCACCAGGCCCACCACATCGAGCTGgacgtgccgccgccgcccctgctcgagcacgaggaggcggcggcggtggaggccgcCGTCGCCATGAACATGCTGCCGGTGTGGGACGCAGAGCCGGAGCCGCGCGTCCCCGCAGACGGGCCGCCCCGCCggctggaggaggacgacggcATTCACCAGCCCGGCCCTCAAGATGACCCAGACGTGGAAATGGAAAACTTCTTTTACTAG